From a single Sorghum bicolor cultivar BTx623 chromosome 5, Sorghum_bicolor_NCBIv3, whole genome shotgun sequence genomic region:
- the LOC8056977 gene encoding uncharacterized protein LOC8056977: MSNTTPDTYPESVGSCRPPTPPASPPPHPAPAAALRGAPVRRQLDFADADADAGAGAGGDLDDYDDFVLSAVDDIERGYNEAKRRAPPCVCGRGDCAVQRDNKRSRWMYVCSSQPKCKHVAMCEEVDQNPQSPPAVMSDPKPSNPCAFSIPRTPVDDARMQINNVSPQGAGATTPVNVSPQAAVARTPFNYTKGVGTTTPVNVSPQAAVATTPFKYTSKGVGALTPVHVSPQGAGAMTKVNVSPQAACATTPFNYTSKGVGAMTPVHVSPLGAGAMTPVHVSPQGAGTAAAVKASPRWHGSKDGQLICQCTAGKCKKMRVDNEDCYVCPIPKGQGACNFKVPVTAVKGPPQIGDYNVMEAHGNTAVGIGDNNANGSANPAQPNDDEWPFEIINNEIVPTGQATVRAVVHQNSPGTPRQPIAMARTPATSPMTPFGSRPSPMTRRPNNTCFECGEEGHWRNSCPKRSSQNNGCFHCGMAGHWQASCPKRRGS, from the exons ATGAGCAACACCACCCCCGACACCTACCCGGAGAGCGTCGGCTCCTGCCGCCCTCCGACCCCTCCTGCTTCCCCTCCCCCTcatccggcgccggcggcggccctcCGCGGCGCTCCGGTGAGGCGGCAGCTGGACTTCGCGGACGCCGACGCCgatgccggcgccggcgccggtggcGACCTGGACGACTACGACGACTTCGTTCTCAGCGCCGTGGATGACATTGAGCGGGGCTATAACGAGGCCAAGCGACGCGCCCCGCCGTGCGTCTGCGGGCGCGGCGATTGCGCGGTGCAGCGGGACAACAAGCGCAGCCGGTGGATGTACGTCTGCTCATCGCAGCCG AAGTGCAAACATGTTGCCATGTGTGAAGAAGTTGATCAGAATCCACAATCACCGCCTGCTGTTATGAGTGATCCTAAACCAAGCAATCCTTGTGCGTTCAGCATTCCAAGGACTCCTGTGGATGATGCTAGAATGCAAATTAATAATGTTAGTCCCCAAGGTGCTGGTGCTACAACTCCAGTTAATGTCAGTCCCCAGGCTGCTGTTGCTAGAACTCCATTTAATTACACGAAAGGTGTTGGCACTACGACTCCAGTTAATGTCAGTCCCCAGGCTGCTGTTGCTACAACTCCATTTAAGTACACTTCGAAAGGTGTTGGCGCTCTGACTCCAGTTCATGTTAGTCCACAAGGTGCAGGCGCTATGACTAAAGTTAATGTCAGTCCTCAGGCTGCTTGTGCTACAACTCCATTTAATTACACTTCGAAAGGTGTTGGCGCTATGACTCCAGTTCATGTTAGTCCACTAGGTGCAGGCGCTATGACTCCAGTTCATGTTAGTCCACAAGGTGCAGGCACTGCAGCAGCAGTTAAAGCTAGTCCCCGATGGCATGGATCTAAAGATGGACAGCTAATCTGCCAGTGTACAGCAGGGAAGTGCAAAAAAATGAGAGTGGACAACGAAGACTGCTATGTTTGTCCTATACCCAAG GGACAAGGTGCATGCAATTTCAAGGTGCCAGTAACAGCTGTTAAAGGACCACCACAGATCGGAGACTACAATGTAATGGAAGCCCATGGGAACACTGCAGTTGGAATAGGAGACAACAATGCGAATGGATCAGCCAATCCTGCTCAACCTAATGACGATGAGTGGCCATTTGAAATCATCAACAATGAAATCGTGCCGACAGGTCAAGCAACGGTCCGTGCTGTAGTCCACCAGAACTCACCAGGCACGCCGCGCCAGCCGATTGCCATGGCGAGAACACCCGCGACATCACCCATGACGCCTTTTGGTAGCCGCCCCAGCCCCATGACCCGGCGTCCAAACAACACCTGCTTCGAATGTGGTGAGGAAGGGCACTGGAGGAATTCCTGCCCTAAACGATCTTCCCAAAATAATGGCTGTTTCCATTGCGGCATGGCCGGTCACTGGCAGGCCAGTTGTCCCAAGCGAAGAGGGTCTTAG